A genomic region of Trifolium pratense cultivar HEN17-A07 linkage group LG3, ARS_RC_1.1, whole genome shotgun sequence contains the following coding sequences:
- the LOC123917574 gene encoding amino acid transporter AVT1I-like, which translates to MAAEQGDRFSSIEVPLLDDEKVYKVNGSKTKDEHHTVHEGNTSLFKTCFHLVNGISGVGIVSIPYALASGGWLSIILLFTIAIACCYTGTLVKKCMDMDLNIRTFPDIGQYAFGSKGRLIVSIIMNSELYLAVTGFLILEGDNLNKLIPNMEINIGGLTIGGTTMFTMVTTIVILPTVLFEDMSLLSYVSASGAIASSIFIFSLFWNGAVDGTGFHGKGRVFNLSGIPSAVSLYAFCYSAHPILPTLYNSMRNKSHYSGVLFVSFSACTFGYAAAAILGYLMFGQEVESQVTLNLHTGKLSSRIAIYTTLVNPIAKYALMLTPVINAIKMKVSCNYSNKRVTHMIISTSLLVSSLIIAVTIPLFGYLMSLVGAMLSVSASILVPSICYLKISGAYKRFGSEMIVNYLIIVMGVAIAVFGTYRSLVDIIQNL; encoded by the exons ATGGCTGCTGAGCAAGGTGATAGATTTTCCTCCATTGAAGTACCACTTTTGGATGATGAAAAAGTGTACAAAGTGAATGGTTCAAAAACTAAGGATGAACATCACACGGTTCATGAGGGTAACACTTCTTTATTCAAGACTTGCTTCCATCTTGTTAATGGCATCTCAG GAGTTGGTATTGTTTCAATACCTTATGCACTAGCATCAGGAGGATGGTTAAGCATAATCCTACTATTTACAATAGCCATAGCATGTTGTTACACAGGAACATTAGTCAAAAAATGCATGGACATGGATCTTAATATCAGAACTTTCCCTGACATAGGTCAATATGCATTTGGATCAAAAGGAAGATTAATAGTATCAATAATCATGAATTCAGAACTTTATCTAGCAGTAACTGGTTTTCTAATTCTAGAAGGAGACAACCTTAACAAACTAATACCAAATATGGAAATTAACATAGGTGGTTTAACAATTGGTGGCACAACAATGTTTACTATGGTTACTACAATTGTTATTTTGCCTACTGTTTTGTTTGAAGATATGAGTTTGTTGTCTTATGTTTCTGCTAGTGGTGCTATagcttcttcaatcttcattttttctttgttttggaaTGGTGCTGTTGATGGAACAGGGTTTCATGGTAAAGGAAGGGTTTTTAATTTGAGTGGAATACCTTCTGCTGTTAGTTTGTATGCTTTTTGTTATAGTGCTCATCCGATTTTGCCGACTCTCTACAATTCTATGAGGAATAAAAGTCATTACTCCGGG GTCCTATTTGTAAGCTTTTCAGCATGCACATTTGGTTATGCAGCAGCAGCAATTCTAGGCTACTTAATGTTTGGACAAGAAGTTGAATCACAAGTAACTCTAAACCTTCACACAGGAAAATTAAGTTCAAGAATAGCTATATACACAACCTTAGTCAATCCAATAGCAAAATATGCATTGATGCTTACACCAGTCATAAATGCAATAAAAATGAAGGTTTCATGCAATTACTCCAACAAAAGAGTCACACATATGATTATTAGTACATCATTACTAGTAAGTTCTCTTATTATAGCAGTGACCATTCCTCTATTTGGATACCTTATGTCACTTGTTGGAGCAATGTTAAGCGTCTCGGCTTCAATTTTAGTTCCGTCGATTTGTTACTTGAAGATTTCAGGAGCTTACAAGAGATTTGGAAGTGAAATGATTGTTAACTATTTGATTATTGTGATGGGGGTTGCTATTGCTGTTTTTGGTACTTATAGATCTCTTGTAGATATAATTCAAAACTTGTAA
- the LOC123913734 gene encoding protein MALE DISCOVERER 2 isoform X2, whose protein sequence is MKVAWRFITFIVIIGVMVSLQLNSCHGLVLEKMRERMVRYPLEVLLKWNGKEGVIDTCFWFGVECNVVNLHIGQQGDIPYSRKLIQTENSANSHKTKKVDDKETSSPSSSPFSKHISPSQSVSNSPSPSIFLQSSIASPELSPSPSISPSPSPVIAPTTSDLPLTSNPPTIVSTQEHSNWISATSPTSSSNQRNSNSSNQKQHSVIIWSTVGGFSFLVLVSFAVFVCFRSSKVATVKPWATGLSGQLRKAFVTGIPSLKRAELVVACEDFSNIIGSLQDETIYKGTLSSGVEIAVVSSSMTSSQDWSKTMQAQFRKKIEMLSRVNHKNFVNLIGYCEENKPFTRMMVFEYAPNGTLFEHLHNWAAEYIKGQPLRELVDTTILNSLKDHEIEKWSEVINNCVDLDQEKRPSMKEITSKLKEITDMEPDGVTPKSSPLWWAEVEIMSTDLC, encoded by the exons ATGAAAGTAGCATGGAGATTCATTACGTTCATAGTAATTATTGGGGTGATGGTGTCTCTCCAATTGAATTCATGTCATG GGTTGGTACTTGAAAAGATGAGGGAGAGGATGGTGAGATATCCATTGGAGGTTTTATTGAAGTGGAATGGTAAAGAAGGAGTCATTGATACATGCTTTTGGTTTGGAGTGGAATGCAATGTTGTGAACTT GCACATTGGCCAACAAGGGGATATACCATATAGCAGGAAACTTATACAAACAGAAAATTCTGCTAACTCACACAAAACCAAGAAGGTTGATGACAAAGAGActtcttcaccatcatcatcaccattttCTAAACATATTTCACCATCACAAAGTGTCTCAAATTCACCATCTCcatcaattttccttcaatCATCAATAGCATCACCGGAACTTTCCCCTTCGCCATCAATCTCTCCCTCGCCTTCACCTGTAATAGCGCCGACAACTTCAGACTTACCACTTACATCAAATCCACCTACAATTGTGTCCACACAAGAACATTCTAATTGGATTTCAGCAACTTCTCCTACTTCATCTTCAAACCAAAGGAATTCAAACAGTTCAAACCAAAAGCAACATTCTGTTATTATATGGTCAACAGTTGGAGGGTTCTCCTTCCTGGTTTTGGTGTCATTCGCTGTTTTTGTTTGCTTCAGAAGTAGTAAGGTTGCTACCGTAAAACCTTGGGCTACAGGGTTGAGTGGCCAGCTTCGAAAAGCATTTGTAACAG GTATTCCAAGTCTTAAACGAGCCGAACTAGTAGTAGCTTGTGAAGATTTCAGCAACATTATTGGTTCTTTACAAGACGAGACTATCTATAAGGGAACTCTTTCAAGTGGAGTTGAGATAGCTGTAGTATCCTCTTCCATGACTTCATCTCAAGACTGGTCAAAAACTATGCAAGCTCAGTTCCGAAAGAAG ATTGAGATGTTATCAAGGGTAAACCATAAGAACTTTGTGAATCTTATTGGTTATTGTGAAGAGAATAAGCCATTCACAAGGATGATGGTTTTTGAGTATGCTCCAAATGGAACGCTGTTTGAGCATCTACATA ATTGGGCTGCAGAATATATAAAAGGACAACCATTGAGAGAGTTGGTCGATACAACCATATTGAACTCTTTGAAAGATCATGAAATTGAGAAATGGTCAGAAGTGATTAATAATTGTGTAGATCTTGATCAAGAAAAAAGGCCATCAATGAAAGAGATTACATCTAAGTTGAAGGAGATTACTGACATGGAACCTGATGGAGTAACtccaaaatcatcacctctttGGTGGGCTGAAGTTGAAATTATGTCCACAGATTTATGTTGA
- the LOC123914455 gene encoding pentatricopeptide repeat-containing protein At2g30100, chloroplastic produces the protein MAYAQGFTPTLKLSFVFSSQISPKQRYPLVFPSSKCDFSLKFNDGSFKFQNPLFVSTKPISIKSAKSVELDQFVTSDDEEEEEMGDGFLEAIEELERMTREPSDVLEEMNDRLSARELQLVLVYFSQDGRDSWCALEVFDWLRKENRVDKETMELMVAIMCGWVKKLIQEQHGVGDVVDLLVDMDCVGLRPGFSMIEKVISLYWDMGEKEGAGLFVEEVLRRGISCNDDDPDGHKGGPTGYLAWKMMTEGDYRGAVRLVIQFREAGLKPEIYSYLVAMTAVVKELNEFAKALRKLKTYARAGLITEFDREDVDLAENYQSELLADGALLSKWVIQDSTPSSLHGVIHERLLAMYICAGRGIEAEKQLWEMKLVGKEADGGLYDIVLAICASQKESAATARLMMRMEVASSPQKKKSLSWLLRGYIKGGHFNEAAETVMKMLELGFSPEYLDRVAVLQGLRKKIQHHGNLDTYMKLCKSLSEANLIGPCLVYLYNRKYKLWVVKMV, from the exons atggCTTATGCACAAGGGTTTACTCCAACATTGAAATTGAGTTTTGTATTTTCATCTCAAATTTCACCAAAACAAAGATACCCTTTGGTTTTCCCTTCATCAAAGTGTGATTTTTCACTCAAATTCAATGATGggtcattcaaattccaaaacccATTATTTGTATCTACAAAACCAATTTCAATTAAGAGTGCAAAATCTGTGGAGCTTGACCAGTTTGTAActagtgatgatgaagaggaagaagaaatggGTGATGGATTCTTAGAAGCAATTGAAGAGCTTGAGAGAATGACAAGGGAACCTTCTGATGTTCTTGAAGAGATGAATGATCGTCTCTCAGCTAGAGAACTTCAACTTGTGTTGGTTTATTTTTCTCAAGATGGAAGAGATTCATGGTGTGCTTTGGAGGTTTTTGATTGGTTAAGAAAAGAGAATAGAGTTGATAAGGAAACTATGGAGTTGATGGTTGCTATTATGTGTGGTTGGGTGAAGAAGTTGATTCAAGAACAACATGGTGTTGGTGATGTTGTTGACCTTCTTGTTGATATGGATTGTGTTGGTTTGAGACCTGGTTTTAGTATGATTGAGAAGGTTATTTCTTTGTATTGGGATATGGGAGAGAAGGAAGGTGCTGGTTTGTTTGTGGAAGAGGTTTTGCGGCGGGGGATTTCTTGTAATGACGATGATCCTGACGGGCATAAAGGAGGTCCGACGGGGTATCTTGCTTGGAAGATGATG ACTGAAGGTGATTACCGAGGCGCTGTTAGATTGGTAATTCAATTTAGAGAAGCTGGCCTGAAACCAGAGATCTACAGTTACCTTGTTGCAATGACTGCTGTGGTTAAGGAACTCAACGAGTTCGCCAAAGCTCTACGAAAGCTTAAAACTTATGCAAGGGCCGGGTTGATAACCGAATTCGACCGAGAAGATGTTGATCTGGCAGAGAACTACCAATCAGAACTTCTAGCCGACGGAGCACTGTTATCCAAATGGGTGATTCAAGACAGCACCCCTTCATCGCTTCACGGAGTTATTCATGAGAGGCTCCTTGCTATGTACATTTGCGCTGGCCGTGGAATCGAGGCCGAGAAACAATTATGGGAAATGAAGCTTGTTGGTAAAGAAGCCGACGGAGGTCTTTACGACATTGTATTAGCCATTTGTGCTTCTCAAAAAGAGTCTGCGGCAACGGCAAGGCTGATGATGCGGATGGAAGTTGCGAGCTCACCGCAGAAGAAGAAAAGTTTGTCGTGGTTGTTACGAGGTTATATTAAAGGTGGTCATTTTAATGAAGCGGCAGAAACTGTGATGAAAATGCTTGAGTTAGGATTCTCTCCTGAATATTTGGATAGAGTTGCTGTTTTGCAAGGTTTAAGGAAAAAGATTCAACATCATGGAAATTTAGATACTTATATGAAGCTTTGTAAGTCCCTTTCTGAAGCAAATTTGATAGGACCATGTCTTGTGTATTTGTATAATAGAAAATATAAGCTTTGGGTTGTGAAAATGGTTTAA
- the LOC123913734 gene encoding inactive receptor-like serine/threonine-protein kinase At2g40270 isoform X1, translating to MKVAWRFITFIVIIGVMVSLQLNSCHGLVLEKMRERMVRYPLEVLLKWNGKEGVIDTCFWFGVECNVVNLHIGQQGDIPYSRKLIQTENSANSHKTKKVDDKETSSPSSSPFSKHISPSQSVSNSPSPSIFLQSSIASPELSPSPSISPSPSPVIAPTTSDLPLTSNPPTIVSTQEHSNWISATSPTSSSNQRNSNSSNQKQHSVIIWSTVGGFSFLVLVSFAVFVCFRSSKVATVKPWATGLSGQLRKAFVTGIPSLKRAELVVACEDFSNIIGSLQDETIYKGTLSSGVEIAVVSSSMTSSQDWSKTMQAQFRKKIEMLSRVNHKNFVNLIGYCEENKPFTRMMVFEYAPNGTLFEHLHIREAEQLDWRTRMRIAMGIAYCLDHMHHLTPPIAQRNLLSSSIYLTEDYAAKISDLSFCTDKVNTKKVSEKTSAEEINDNVYSFGVILFELLTGKIPYAVENGFHTDWAAEYIKGQPLRELVDTTILNSLKDHEIEKWSEVINNCVDLDQEKRPSMKEITSKLKEITDMEPDGVTPKSSPLWWAEVEIMSTDLC from the exons ATGAAAGTAGCATGGAGATTCATTACGTTCATAGTAATTATTGGGGTGATGGTGTCTCTCCAATTGAATTCATGTCATG GGTTGGTACTTGAAAAGATGAGGGAGAGGATGGTGAGATATCCATTGGAGGTTTTATTGAAGTGGAATGGTAAAGAAGGAGTCATTGATACATGCTTTTGGTTTGGAGTGGAATGCAATGTTGTGAACTT GCACATTGGCCAACAAGGGGATATACCATATAGCAGGAAACTTATACAAACAGAAAATTCTGCTAACTCACACAAAACCAAGAAGGTTGATGACAAAGAGActtcttcaccatcatcatcaccattttCTAAACATATTTCACCATCACAAAGTGTCTCAAATTCACCATCTCcatcaattttccttcaatCATCAATAGCATCACCGGAACTTTCCCCTTCGCCATCAATCTCTCCCTCGCCTTCACCTGTAATAGCGCCGACAACTTCAGACTTACCACTTACATCAAATCCACCTACAATTGTGTCCACACAAGAACATTCTAATTGGATTTCAGCAACTTCTCCTACTTCATCTTCAAACCAAAGGAATTCAAACAGTTCAAACCAAAAGCAACATTCTGTTATTATATGGTCAACAGTTGGAGGGTTCTCCTTCCTGGTTTTGGTGTCATTCGCTGTTTTTGTTTGCTTCAGAAGTAGTAAGGTTGCTACCGTAAAACCTTGGGCTACAGGGTTGAGTGGCCAGCTTCGAAAAGCATTTGTAACAG GTATTCCAAGTCTTAAACGAGCCGAACTAGTAGTAGCTTGTGAAGATTTCAGCAACATTATTGGTTCTTTACAAGACGAGACTATCTATAAGGGAACTCTTTCAAGTGGAGTTGAGATAGCTGTAGTATCCTCTTCCATGACTTCATCTCAAGACTGGTCAAAAACTATGCAAGCTCAGTTCCGAAAGAAG ATTGAGATGTTATCAAGGGTAAACCATAAGAACTTTGTGAATCTTATTGGTTATTGTGAAGAGAATAAGCCATTCACAAGGATGATGGTTTTTGAGTATGCTCCAAATGGAACGCTGTTTGAGCATCTACATA TTAGAGAAGCCGAACAACTAGACTGGAGGACGAGAATGAGGATAGCTATGGGAATAGCATACTGTCTAGACCACATGCATCATCTAACACCACCTATTGCACAAAGAAACCTTCTGTCTTCCTCTATATACCTCACCGAAGATTATGCTGCTAAAATATCAGACCTTAGTTTCTGCACCGACAAAGTCAATACAAAGAAGGTTTCCGAAAAAACCTCAGCAGAAGAAATAAACGATAATGTGTATAGCTTTGGCGTAATATTGTTTGAATTGTTAACAGGAAAAATTCCCTATGCAGTGGAAAATGGTTTTCATACAGATTGGGCTGCAGAATATATAAAAGGACAACCATTGAGAGAGTTGGTCGATACAACCATATTGAACTCTTTGAAAGATCATGAAATTGAGAAATGGTCAGAAGTGATTAATAATTGTGTAGATCTTGATCAAGAAAAAAGGCCATCAATGAAAGAGATTACATCTAAGTTGAAGGAGATTACTGACATGGAACCTGATGGAGTAACtccaaaatcatcacctctttGGTGGGCTGAAGTTGAAATTATGTCCACAGATTTATGTTGA
- the LOC123913732 gene encoding ethylene-overproduction protein 1-like, translating to MRALKISERFKSIQVHALSSSSENNGGSKTKHHNLNRHKTILSWSKSKFINNNKTSEFPNLVSLQLPSTDTIEPSIEPYLKPINLVESLAELYQRIEFCTSQSEKVSLYVELFSVFCGLGDQKLLRRCLRTARQNAEDVMSKVVLSAWLRFERRGDELVGISSMDCGGYNVLECPKKNLDNGFNPFSINDHCKCNEERNNHETCNNDESLCLFDEESDVLFCVGNEEIKCVRWRIASLSEPFNAMLCGEFVESKMWKIDFSGNGLCSEGMKALEFYSRTKRLDLFCPNTVLELLSFANKFCCEEMKSSCDFHLASIVESVEDALILIEYGLEENATLLVVSCLQIFLRELPNSLHNSKVINFLCSFESKQKLANLGCATFLLYYFLSQVSIEQSMVSKTTTMLLERMKECAAERWQKGLALHQLGCVFLERREYKEAQRCFDEAVEFGHVYSIAGVARTKHKQGQPYSAYKLISSLIFEYKPVGWMYQERALYNMGREKGFDLDFATQLDPSLSFPYKYRALEKVEEKQIREGIMELDKFLGFKLSPDCLELRAWLYIALEDYDSAMRDIRALLTIEANYITLHGRIKGEYLVQILKSRIQKKNQADCWMQLYQQWSSVDDVGSLAIIHQMLENEPGKSLLEFRLSLLLLRLNCQKAAMRSLRLARNHSSSMQERLIYEGWILYDTGYRDEAVTRADRSIAIQKSFEAFFLKAYVLADTNLDPESSSYVIQLLKEALKCPSDGLRKGQALNNMGSIYVDCGKIELAKECYNNALAIRHTRAHQGLARVYHQKNQRKAAYDEMTMLIEKAESNASAYEKRSEYCDREMAKADLDIATHLDPLRTYPYRYRAAVLMDEQKETEAVEELTKALKFKPDLQMLHLRAAFYESMGDLSSSRIDCKAALCLDPNHTATLDLYQRIQKLSF from the exons ATGAGAGCTTTGAAGATTTCTGAACGTTTCAAGAGCATTCAAGTTCATGCTCTAAGTTCTTCATCTGAAAACAATGGTGGCAGCAAAACAAAACATCATAACCTTAACAGACACAAAACCATATTGTCTTggtcaaaatcaaaattcatcaacaataacaaaaccTCAGAGTTTCCAAATCTTGTTTCTCTTCAGTTACCTTCTACTGACACCATTGAACCATCCATAGAACCTTACCTTAAACCAATCAACCTTGTTGAGTCTTTAGCAGAACTCTATCAAAGGATAGAGTTTTGCACCTCACAATCTGAGAAAGTGTCACTTTATGTTGAACTTTTCTCTGTTTTCTGCGGTCTTGGAGACCAAAAACTACTCAGAAGATGTCTTAGAACAGCGCGACAGAACGCCGAGGATGTTATGTCAAAGGTTGTTTTGTCTGCATGGTTAAGATTTGAGAGAAGGGGTGATGAACTTGTTGGTATTTCTTCAATGGATTGTGGTGGTTATAATGTTCTTGAATGTCCAAAGAAGAATTTGGACAATGGGTTTAATCCTTTTTCAATTAATGATCATTGCAAGTGTaatgaagagagaaataatcATGAAACTTGTAACAATGATGAGAGtttgtgtttgtttgatgaggaaaGTGACGTTTTGTTTTGTGTTGGGAATGAAGAAATCAAGTGTGTTAGGTGGAGAATTGCTTCACTTTCAGAACCATTTAATGCAATGCTTTGTGGTGAATTTGTAGAATCCAAAATGTGGAAAATTGATTTTTCAGGAAATGGATTATGCTCAGAAGGGATGAAAGCATTAGAATTTTATAGCAGAACAAAAAGATTGGATCTTTTTTGTCCTAATACTGTTTTGGAACTTCTATCATTTGCCAATAAGTTCTGTTGTGAGGAAATGAAAAGTTCTTGTGATTTTCATTTGGCTTCAATTGTTGAAAGTGTTGAAGATGCATTGATACTAATTGAGTATGGTTTGGAAGAAAATGCTACTCTTCTTGTAGTTTCTTGCTTACAAATTTTTCTTCGGGAGCTTCCGAATTCGCTTCATAATTCAAAGGTGATAAATTTCTTATGCAGTTTTGAATCAAAGCAAAAGTTGGCAAATTTAGGGTGTGCTACTTTCTTGTTGTACTATTTTCTCAGTCAGGTTTCTATTGAACAAAGCATGGTATCGAAAACAACAACGATGTTACTCGAGCGAATGAAAGAGTGTGCTGCTGAAAGATGGCAGAAGGGTCTTGCATTGCATCAATTAGGGTGTGTGTTTCTTGAAAGAAGAGAGTATAAAGAAGCTCAACGCTGTTTTGATGAAGCAGTTGAATTTGGTCATGTTTATTCGATAGCCGGTGTGGCTAGAACAAAGCATAAACAAGGTCAACCATATTCGGCTTATAAGTTAATAAGTTCTTTGATATTTGAGTATAAACCAGTTGGTTGGATGTATCAAGAAAGAGCATTGTACAATATGGGAagagaaaaaggttttgatttaGATTTTGCAACTCAACTTGATCCTTCACTTTCATTTCCTTATAAATATAGAGCATTGGAAAAAGTTGAGGAGAAGCAAATAAGAGAAGGGATTATGGAGTTGGATAAGTTTCTTGGATTTAAGCTTTCACCTGATTGTTTAGAGTTGAGGGCTTGGTTGTATATTGCATTAGAGGATTATGATAGTGCTATGAGAGATATTAGAGCATTGTTAACTATAGAGGCTAATTACATTACTTTACATGGAAGGATTAAAGGTGAATACTTGGTTCAAATTCTTAAAAGTAGAATTCAGAAGAAGAATCAAGCTGATTGTTGGATGCAACTGTATCAACAATGGTCTTCAGTTGATGATGTCGGTTCTTTGGCTATTATACATCAAATGCTAGAGAATGAGCCTGGAAAGAGCCTGCTTGAGTTTCGTCTGTCACTGCTACTTTTGAG GTTAAACTGTCAAAAAGCTGCAATGCGCAGTTTGCGGCTGGCAAGAAACCATTCTAGCTCAATGCAGGAAAGGCTAATTTACGAAGGATGGATTCTATACGATACTGGCTACCGTGACGAGGCTGTTACAAGGGCTGATAGATCCATTGCAATTCAAAAATCATTTGAAGCCTTTTTTCTAAAAGCATATGTGTTAGCAGATACAAATCTTGATCCTGAATCTTCTTCTTATGTTATTCAGCTTCTGAAAGAAGCACTTAAATGTCCTTCAGATGGACTTCGCAAAGGACAA GCATTGAATAACATGGGGAGTATTTATGTTGATTGTGGTAAAATAGAACTTGCGAAGGAATGCTACAACAACGCACTTGCAATTAGGCACACTAGAGCTCATCAAGGCCTAGCGCGCGTTTATCATCAGAAAAACCAACGGAAAGCTGCATACGATGAGATGACAATGCTAATTGAGAAGGCGGAGAGCAATGCCTCAGCGTATGAGAAACGATCGGAATATTGTGACCGTGAGATGGCGAAGGCTGATCTTGATATTGCAACACACCTTGATCCTTTAAGGACATACCCTTATAGATACAGGGCAGCAG TGCTGATGGATGAGCAAAAAGAAACAGAAGCTGTGGAAGAACTCACCAAGGCACTAAAATTCAAGCCTGACCTTCAAATGCTTCATCTGCGAGCTGCATTTTACGAGTCAATGGGTGATTTATCTTCTTCTCGTATAGATTGTAAGGCCGCTCTTTGTTTAGATCCAAATCATACAGCTACACTTGATTTATATCAAAGGATACAAAAACTAAGCTTTTGA